The genomic window GAGCTCTCGGGAGGTTGTGGTCGCCGAGCCCGGCAACGCACGGATCACCACGTCGGTGTCGGTGGGAACGACGTCCACCAACCCGGCGCAGATATGACGAAACCGGCGAGCGACTCGATGTCGAATCACCGCCGGCCCGACAGCCTTGCTCACGACGAGCCCGAAACGGGGCCCCTCGATGCTGGCACTCACCACGGGATCCGCGGGTTCACGCTCGAGAGCGTGAACGACGAGATCCCGTCGACCCATTCGACGCCCACGACGCACCGTGACGGAGAAGTCCGATCGTCGACGCAGGCGATACGGCTCAGGTAGCACCCCGAGCTCCCGAATTCAGGTCGGAATCAGGCGGTGAGCGACGCGCGGCCCTTGCGGCGACGCGCGGTAACGATT from Prescottella sp. R16 includes these protein-coding regions:
- the rnpA gene encoding ribonuclease P protein component, coding for MLPEPYRLRRRSDFSVTVRRGRRMGRRDLVVHALEREPADPVVSASIEGPRFGLVVSKAVGPAVIRHRVARRFRHICAGLVDVVPTDTDVVIRALPGSATTTSRELDRQVRSVLKKLDLLPGEGDSV